From Rhodamnia argentea isolate NSW1041297 chromosome 10, ASM2092103v1, whole genome shotgun sequence, a single genomic window includes:
- the LOC115728237 gene encoding mannan endo-1,4-beta-mannosidase 6 isoform X3, with the protein MEGDAWQMVQKKGNQFVVNDQPFYVNGFNTYWLMVFAADESTRGKVSEVFQQASAVGLTVCRTWAFNDGQWRALQKSPSVYDEDVFKALDFVVSEAKKYKIRLILSLTNNWEAYGGKTQYVKWGKAAGLNLTSDDEFFSHPTLKSYYKAHVKTVLNRVNTFTNITYKEDPSIFAWELMNEPRCTLDPSGDTLQAWIEEMAVYVKSIDPKHLVEIGLEGFYGLSTPNRVQYNPNTYAQQVGTDFIRNHLILGIDFASVHIYPDSWIAKSISDVHLQFTKSWMESHIEDAEKYLGMPVLFAEFGVSANDPGYNSSYRDTLFSMVYKTLLNSTKKGGGGGGSLLWQLFPEGTDYMDDGYAVVLSKSPSTSNIISLHSTRLAIFNSVCSWKCHWGCKKKHVLDTFMYHDDL; encoded by the exons ATGGAAGGCGATGCATGGCAAATGGTCCAGAAGAAAGGCAACCAGTTTGTGGTTAATGACCAACCTTTCTATGTTAATGGGTTCAACACCTACTGGTTGATGGTGTTTGCTGCGGATGAGTCTACAAGGGGGAAGGTCAGTGAGGTTTTCCAACAAGCATCTGCTGTGGGACTAACAGTTTGTAGGACTTGGGCTTTCAATGATGGCCAATGGCGAGCTCTTCAGAAATCTCCATCGGTTTATGACGAAGACGTTTTCAAG GCATTAGATTTTGTGGTGAGTGAAGCGAAGAAATACAAAATCAGGCTCATTTTGTCGTTAACTAATAATTGGGAAGCCTATGGTGGCAAAACGCAATATGTCAAATGGGGAAAAGCAGCTGGCCTGAACTTGACATCGGATGACGAATTCTTCTCTCATCCAACTCTGAAGAGCTATTACAAGGCTCATGTTAAG ACTGTGCTTAATAGAGTCAATACGTTCACAAATATAACTTACAAGGAGGACCCTTCAATCTTTGCCTGGGAATTGATGAATGAGCCACGATGCACCTTGGATCCATCTGGTGATACCTTGCAG GCATGGATAGAAGAAATGGCAGTATATGTGAAGAGCATCGACCCAAAGCATTTGGTAGAGATTGGATTGGAAGGATTTTATGGTCTCTCCACTCCTAACAGAGTTCAGTATAATCCAAACACATACGCACAGCAAGTTGGTACTGACTTCATTAGGAACCATCTGATTCTGGGCATTGATTTTGCCTCTGTTCATATCTATCCAGACTCTTG GATAGCGAAATCAATCTCAGATGTGCATCTCCAGTTCACAAAATCATGGATGGAATCTCACATTGAAGATGCTGAGAAGTATCTCGGCATGCCTGTTCTGTTTGCTGAATTTGGCGTCTCTGCTAATGACCCTGGTTACAATTCATCATACCGGGACACGCTTTTTAGCATGGTGTACAAGACCCTCTTGAACTCGACCAAGAAAGGTGGAGGTGGGGGTGGAAGCCTTTTGTGGCAGCTGTTCCCTGAAGGGACAGACTATATGGACGATGGGTACGCGGTTGTTCTTTCGAAGTCTCCTTCCACGTCGAACATCATTTCCCTTCATTCCACAAGACTTGCAATCTTCAACTCCGTCTGTTCGTGGAAGTGCCACTGGGGTTGTAAGAAGAAGCACGTCTTGGATACGTTCATGTACCACGATGATCTGTAG
- the LOC115728237 gene encoding mannan endo-1,4-beta-mannosidase 6 isoform X1, with protein sequence MDVWLKLLFSCVVVFIVNDRPAVCGGKAMEPLEMMVDDAENQCPNLSGSEGACPGNMEGDAWQMVQKKGNQFVVNDQPFYVNGFNTYWLMVFAADESTRGKVSEVFQQASAVGLTVCRTWAFNDGQWRALQKSPSVYDEDVFKALDFVVSEAKKYKIRLILSLTNNWEAYGGKTQYVKWGKAAGLNLTSDDEFFSHPTLKSYYKAHVKTVLNRVNTFTNITYKEDPSIFAWELMNEPRCTLDPSGDTLQAWIEEMAVYVKSIDPKHLVEIGLEGFYGLSTPNRVQYNPNTYAQQVGTDFIRNHLILGIDFASVHIYPDSWIAKSISDVHLQFTKSWMESHIEDAEKYLGMPVLFAEFGVSANDPGYNSSYRDTLFSMVYKTLLNSTKKGGGGGGSLLWQLFPEGTDYMDDGYAVVLSKSPSTSNIISLHSTRLAIFNSVCSWKCHWGCKKKHVLDTFMYHDDL encoded by the exons ATGGATGTCTGGCTAAAGCTCCTCTTTTCTTGTGTGGTTGTTTTCATTGTGAATGACAGACCGGCTGTTTGCGGTGGCAAGGCAATGGAGCCATTAGAGATGATGGTGGACGACGCAGAAAATCAGTGTCCCAACCTTAGCGGGAGTGAGGG TGCTTGTCCAGGTAACATGGAAGGCGATGCATGGCAAATGGTCCAGAAGAAAGGCAACCAGTTTGTGGTTAATGACCAACCTTTCTATGTTAATGGGTTCAACACCTACTGGTTGATGGTGTTTGCTGCGGATGAGTCTACAAGGGGGAAGGTCAGTGAGGTTTTCCAACAAGCATCTGCTGTGGGACTAACAGTTTGTAGGACTTGGGCTTTCAATGATGGCCAATGGCGAGCTCTTCAGAAATCTCCATCGGTTTATGACGAAGACGTTTTCAAG GCATTAGATTTTGTGGTGAGTGAAGCGAAGAAATACAAAATCAGGCTCATTTTGTCGTTAACTAATAATTGGGAAGCCTATGGTGGCAAAACGCAATATGTCAAATGGGGAAAAGCAGCTGGCCTGAACTTGACATCGGATGACGAATTCTTCTCTCATCCAACTCTGAAGAGCTATTACAAGGCTCATGTTAAG ACTGTGCTTAATAGAGTCAATACGTTCACAAATATAACTTACAAGGAGGACCCTTCAATCTTTGCCTGGGAATTGATGAATGAGCCACGATGCACCTTGGATCCATCTGGTGATACCTTGCAG GCATGGATAGAAGAAATGGCAGTATATGTGAAGAGCATCGACCCAAAGCATTTGGTAGAGATTGGATTGGAAGGATTTTATGGTCTCTCCACTCCTAACAGAGTTCAGTATAATCCAAACACATACGCACAGCAAGTTGGTACTGACTTCATTAGGAACCATCTGATTCTGGGCATTGATTTTGCCTCTGTTCATATCTATCCAGACTCTTG GATAGCGAAATCAATCTCAGATGTGCATCTCCAGTTCACAAAATCATGGATGGAATCTCACATTGAAGATGCTGAGAAGTATCTCGGCATGCCTGTTCTGTTTGCTGAATTTGGCGTCTCTGCTAATGACCCTGGTTACAATTCATCATACCGGGACACGCTTTTTAGCATGGTGTACAAGACCCTCTTGAACTCGACCAAGAAAGGTGGAGGTGGGGGTGGAAGCCTTTTGTGGCAGCTGTTCCCTGAAGGGACAGACTATATGGACGATGGGTACGCGGTTGTTCTTTCGAAGTCTCCTTCCACGTCGAACATCATTTCCCTTCATTCCACAAGACTTGCAATCTTCAACTCCGTCTGTTCGTGGAAGTGCCACTGGGGTTGTAAGAAGAAGCACGTCTTGGATACGTTCATGTACCACGATGATCTGTAG
- the LOC115728235 gene encoding receptor-like protein kinase FERONIA, which yields MRTTATALVFLCLSASLSVVLGADYVPKDKILLNCGADPQTTDPDGRIWTSDIGSKFPSSTANTITATAATQDPSVPQVPYMTARIFPSSFTYSFPVASGRKFVRLYFYPSMYETYNASDAIFSVSAGDYTLLKNFSVAQTTEALNFAYVLKEYSVNVVGETLNVTFSPSKNYPSAFAFVNGIEIVSMPDIYSATDGTTMIVGQTAPFTIDNTTALENAYRLNVGGQDISPSGDTGLFRSWYDDTPYIYGAAIGVTVTAGPNMTIRYPSSMPTYVAPVDVYATARSMGPNASVNLNYNLTWIFSVDSGFNYLIRLHFCELADAITKINQRMFEIFIGNQTADNQADVAGWTNGNGIPIYRDYVVLVPDGGSQQDLWLALYPNTALKSQYYDAILNGLEIFKLSDATGNLAGPNPIPAPKQDVIDPSRARVTPGSGKSTNQTAIIAGGVSGGVVLAIVIGFLAVCASRRRRHGKDSSASDGPSGWLPLSHYGNSHSAGSAKTNTTGSYASSLPSNLCRHFSFAEIKAATNNFDEALLLGVGGFGKVYKGEVDGATTKVAIKRGNPLSEQGVHEFQTEIEMLSKLRHRHLVSLIGYCEENCEMILVYDYMAYGTLREHLYKTQKPPLPWKQRLEICIGAARGLHYLHTGAKHTIIHRDVKTTNILLDEKWVAKVSDFGLSKTGPTLDHTHVSTVVKGSFGYLDPEYFRRQQLTDKSDVYSFGVVLFEILCARPALNPTLPKEQVSLAEWAAHCLKKGILEHIMDPHLKGKIAPECFKKFAETAMKCVADQGIDRPSMGDVLWNLEFALQLQESAEESGKGFGGVGMDDGAFNAAACKGKKGPDASPGFDSNVTDSRSTGMSMSIGGRSLASEDSDGLTPSAVFSQIMNPSGR from the coding sequence ATGAGGACTACTGCGACGGCTCTAGTGTTTCTGTGTTTGTCGGCATCGTTGTCAGTGGTTTTGGGGGCTGACTATGTGCCGAAGGATAAAATCCTGCTGAATTGCGGGGCGGATCCGCAGACCACCGATCCCGATGGCCGGATATGGACCTCGGACATCGGTTCCAAGTTTCCATCCTCTACCGCGAACACGATCACGGCCACGGCCGCCACGCAAGACCCTTCGGTGCCCCAGGTCCCGTACATGACAGCGAGGATTTTCCCTTCTAGCTTTACTTATAGTTTCCCCGTGGCATCGGGTCGGAAATTTGTCCGGTTATACTTTTATCCCTCTATGTACGAGACGTATAATGCTTCCGATGCCATATTCTCTGTTTCTGCGGGGGATTATACTCTTCTGAAGAACTTCAGTGTGGCCCAAACTACAGAAGCTTTGAACTTTGCATATGTTTTGAAAGAGTACTCGGTCAACGTTGTGGGGGAGACACTGAATGTAACTTTCAGTCCCTCTAAGAACTATCCGAGTGCATTTGCTTTTGTTAATGGGATCGAGATTGTGTCAATGCCTGACATTTATAGTGCGACTGATGGAACTACAATGATCGTCGGTCAGACTGCTCCCTTCACCATCGATAACACCACTGCTCTTGAGAATGCTTATCGATTAAATGTGGGAGGTCAGGATATCTCACCGTCTGGTGACACGGGGCTGTTCAGGTCCTGGTATGATGATACTCCTTACATATATGGTGCTGCCATTGGGGTCACAGTGACTGCTGGTCCAAATATGACGATTCGTTATCCTTCATCCATGCCTACTTATGTTGCTCCAGTTGATGTATACGCAACTGCAAGATCGATGGGACCCAATGCAAGTGTCAATCTGAACTACAACCTCACTTGGATTTTCTCTGTTGACTCTGGGTTCAATTACCTGATTAGGCTGCATTTCTGTGAGTTGGCTGATGCCATAACGAAAATAAATCAGAGAATGTTTGAGATCTTCATCGGCAATCAAACTGCTGACAATCAGGCTGATGTAGCTGGATGGACAAATGGCAATGGAATCCCTATTTATAGGGATTATGTGGTTCTTGTTCCAGATGGAGGTTCGCAGCAGGACTTGTGGCTTGCCCTTTATCCAAACACGGCTTTGAAATCTCAGTATTATGACGCAATTTTGAATGGACTAGAGATTTTCAAACTTAGTGATGCAACTGGCAATCTTGCAGGGCCTAACCCTATTCCTGCACCAAAGCAGGATGTAATTGATCCCTCACGGGCTAGAGTAACACCAGGCTCTGGTAAATCAACTAATCAAACAGCAATTATTGCAGGAGGGGTTAGCGGTGGAGTTGTTTTAGCCATAGTGATCGGTTTCTTAGCTGTTTGTGCTTCACGTCGCCGTAGGCATGGGAAGGATTCGAGCGCAAGTGATGGACCATCTGGCTGGCTTCCTCTCTCTCATTATGGAAACTCGCACTCTGCGGGTTCTGCAAAGACGAACACTACTGGTAGTTATGCATCGTCCCTGCCATCAAACCTTTGCCGCCATTTCTCTTTTGCTGAGATTAAAGCTGCCACCAACAACTTCGATGAGGCTCTCCTCCTTGGAGTGGGAGGCTTTGGCAAAGTTTACAAAGGAGAAGTCGACGGCGCAACGACTAAAGTGGCAATCAAGCGTGGGAACCCCCTCTCTGAGCAAGGTGTGCACGAATTCCAAACTGAGATTGAAATGCTTTCAAAGCTACGCCATCGTCATCTTGTTTCATTGAttgggtattgtgaagaaaattgTGAGATGATCCTTGTCTATGATTACATGGCTTATGGAACACTCCGCGAGCACTTGTACAAGACCCAAAAACCCCCTCTCCCGTGGAAGCAAAGACTTGAGATTTGCATTGGAGCTGCTCGTGGGTTGCACTATCTCCACACTGGGGCCAAGCACACGATCATTCACCGCGATGTGAAAACCACCAACATTCTTTTGGATGAGAAGTGGGTGGCAAAGGTCTCCGATTTTGGTTTGTCCAAGACTGGTCCTACATTGGATCACACGCATGTCAGTACTGTTGTGAAGGGTAGCTTTGGATATCTGGATCCTGAGTACTTCAGACGTCAGCAATTGACTGACAAATCTGATGTGTACTCCTTCGGAGTTGTGCTGTTCGAGATCCTCTGTGCACGCCCTGCTTTGAACCCCACGCTGCCGAAAGAGCAAGTCAGTCTGGCGGAATGGGCTGCTCATTGCCTCAAGAAAGGCATTCTCGAACACATTATGGATCCTCATCTGAAAGGGAAAATTGCACCGGAGTGCTTCAAAAAGTTCGCCGAGACCGCGATGAAGTGCGTCGCTGATCAGGGCATCGACAGGCCATCAATGGGCGACGTCCTGTGGAACCTCGAGTTCGCCCTGCAGCTGCAAGAGAGCGCGGAGGAGAGCGGCAAGGGCTTCGGGGGGGTGGGCATGGACGACGGAGCTTTCAATGCCGCAGCCTGCAAAGGGAAGAAGGGTCCCGATGCATCCCCTGGTTTCGACAGCAACGTGACCGATTCAAGAAGCACCGGAATGAGCATGAGCATCGGCGGTCGGAGCCTCGCCAGTGAAGACTCGGATGGGCTGACTCCGAGTGCCGTGTTCTCTCAAATCATGAACCCTAGCGGGCGCTGA
- the LOC115728237 gene encoding mannan endo-1,4-beta-mannosidase 6 isoform X2: MEPLEMMVDDAENQCPNLSGSEGACPGNMEGDAWQMVQKKGNQFVVNDQPFYVNGFNTYWLMVFAADESTRGKVSEVFQQASAVGLTVCRTWAFNDGQWRALQKSPSVYDEDVFKALDFVVSEAKKYKIRLILSLTNNWEAYGGKTQYVKWGKAAGLNLTSDDEFFSHPTLKSYYKAHVKTVLNRVNTFTNITYKEDPSIFAWELMNEPRCTLDPSGDTLQAWIEEMAVYVKSIDPKHLVEIGLEGFYGLSTPNRVQYNPNTYAQQVGTDFIRNHLILGIDFASVHIYPDSWIAKSISDVHLQFTKSWMESHIEDAEKYLGMPVLFAEFGVSANDPGYNSSYRDTLFSMVYKTLLNSTKKGGGGGGSLLWQLFPEGTDYMDDGYAVVLSKSPSTSNIISLHSTRLAIFNSVCSWKCHWGCKKKHVLDTFMYHDDL; encoded by the exons ATGGAGCCATTAGAGATGATGGTGGACGACGCAGAAAATCAGTGTCCCAACCTTAGCGGGAGTGAGGG TGCTTGTCCAGGTAACATGGAAGGCGATGCATGGCAAATGGTCCAGAAGAAAGGCAACCAGTTTGTGGTTAATGACCAACCTTTCTATGTTAATGGGTTCAACACCTACTGGTTGATGGTGTTTGCTGCGGATGAGTCTACAAGGGGGAAGGTCAGTGAGGTTTTCCAACAAGCATCTGCTGTGGGACTAACAGTTTGTAGGACTTGGGCTTTCAATGATGGCCAATGGCGAGCTCTTCAGAAATCTCCATCGGTTTATGACGAAGACGTTTTCAAG GCATTAGATTTTGTGGTGAGTGAAGCGAAGAAATACAAAATCAGGCTCATTTTGTCGTTAACTAATAATTGGGAAGCCTATGGTGGCAAAACGCAATATGTCAAATGGGGAAAAGCAGCTGGCCTGAACTTGACATCGGATGACGAATTCTTCTCTCATCCAACTCTGAAGAGCTATTACAAGGCTCATGTTAAG ACTGTGCTTAATAGAGTCAATACGTTCACAAATATAACTTACAAGGAGGACCCTTCAATCTTTGCCTGGGAATTGATGAATGAGCCACGATGCACCTTGGATCCATCTGGTGATACCTTGCAG GCATGGATAGAAGAAATGGCAGTATATGTGAAGAGCATCGACCCAAAGCATTTGGTAGAGATTGGATTGGAAGGATTTTATGGTCTCTCCACTCCTAACAGAGTTCAGTATAATCCAAACACATACGCACAGCAAGTTGGTACTGACTTCATTAGGAACCATCTGATTCTGGGCATTGATTTTGCCTCTGTTCATATCTATCCAGACTCTTG GATAGCGAAATCAATCTCAGATGTGCATCTCCAGTTCACAAAATCATGGATGGAATCTCACATTGAAGATGCTGAGAAGTATCTCGGCATGCCTGTTCTGTTTGCTGAATTTGGCGTCTCTGCTAATGACCCTGGTTACAATTCATCATACCGGGACACGCTTTTTAGCATGGTGTACAAGACCCTCTTGAACTCGACCAAGAAAGGTGGAGGTGGGGGTGGAAGCCTTTTGTGGCAGCTGTTCCCTGAAGGGACAGACTATATGGACGATGGGTACGCGGTTGTTCTTTCGAAGTCTCCTTCCACGTCGAACATCATTTCCCTTCATTCCACAAGACTTGCAATCTTCAACTCCGTCTGTTCGTGGAAGTGCCACTGGGGTTGTAAGAAGAAGCACGTCTTGGATACGTTCATGTACCACGATGATCTGTAG
- the LOC115750618 gene encoding 40S ribosomal protein S12-like codes for MSGEDDVPAPEVAAPAPALGEPMDLNTALQVLLRKSLAHGGLVRGLHEGAKAIEKHAGLLCLLAEDCNQPDYIKLVKALCNEHNVSLINVPSAKTLGEWAGLCKIDSEGKARKVVGCSCVVVKDFGEETEARHVVMEYVKSH; via the exons ATGTCGGG AGAAGATGATGTTCCTGCACCTGAGGTTGCGGCTCCAGCTCCAGCTTTGGGTGAGCCCATGGATCTCAATACAGCTCTACAAGTGCTGCTGAGGAAGTCCCTGGCCCATGGAGGTCTTGTACGTGGGCTCCATGAAGGTGCTAAGGCCATTGAAAAGCATGCTGGACTGCTTTGCCTACTAGCAGAGGATTGCAACCAGCCTGATTACATCAAGTTGGTGAAGGCGCTATGCAATGAGCATAATGTCAGTTTGATCAATGTGCCTAGTGCAAAGACTCTTGGAGAGTGGGCTGGT TTGTGTAAAATTGATTCTGAGGGTAAAGCAAGGAAGGTTGTTGGTTGCTCTTGTGTGGTTGTAAAG GATTTTGGGGAGGAGACTGAGGCGCGTCATGTTGTTATGGAGTATGTCAAGTCTCACTAA